One genomic window of Halobellus limi includes the following:
- a CDS encoding DUF5788 family protein, whose translation MKEFERKQLLERVNREGATVGAEIPDEIDVQGEEIALREFVFEIKRRDTVPKGERDRVEEAKKNLRRERLQRLQRIEEGEIPYEEGERLAESIVGIDRALNALEQLRPVDIEQEAEVQETADRKRWMRFLKQALGHRDGSNTSGRGGGRP comes from the coding sequence GTGAAGGAGTTCGAGCGAAAGCAACTGCTGGAGCGCGTCAATCGCGAGGGCGCGACGGTGGGCGCGGAGATCCCCGACGAGATCGACGTACAGGGCGAAGAGATCGCGCTCCGGGAGTTCGTCTTCGAGATCAAGCGCCGCGACACGGTCCCGAAAGGCGAGCGCGACCGCGTCGAGGAGGCGAAGAAGAACCTCCGCCGGGAGCGCTTACAACGCCTCCAGCGGATCGAGGAGGGAGAGATCCCCTACGAGGAGGGCGAGCGCCTCGCCGAGAGCATCGTCGGCATCGACCGCGCGCTGAACGCGCTCGAACAACTGCGACCGGTCGATATCGAACAGGAGGCCGAGGTGCAGGAGACCGCCGACCGGAAGCGCTGGATGCGCTTCCTGAAACAGGCCCTCGGCCACAGGGACGGGAGTAACACGAGCGGTCGCGGAGGGGGGCGGCCGTGA
- a CDS encoding CPBP family glutamic-type intramembrane protease — translation MRALAGESSWLQRALFVGLVLSILWSSWAVPPADLGARVVRDLLLFFAIPASLAATHGRDLGFHVDRVALRDTLLLAAFVLPFYLVGSSLPSIRAYYPMWQTTTALSQFLPHTLQQLLVVVAAETYYRGLLCVGVSEEFGFKSVFISPVVYALHHVGKPPIELLLSGPTDVLFGAVDYHSQSLLPSIVAHGLGLTLLDWLALHDPIFPPEDVLAALRWLPVPL, via the coding sequence ATTCGCGCCCTCGCCGGCGAATCCAGTTGGCTCCAGCGAGCGCTCTTCGTCGGCCTCGTCCTCTCGATCCTGTGGAGCTCGTGGGCGGTTCCGCCGGCCGACCTCGGCGCGCGCGTCGTCCGCGACCTACTGTTATTCTTCGCGATCCCTGCCAGCCTCGCCGCCACACACGGCCGGGATCTCGGGTTTCACGTCGATCGGGTGGCCCTCCGCGACACCCTCCTCCTCGCGGCGTTCGTCCTCCCCTTCTACCTCGTCGGGTCGTCGCTGCCGAGCATCCGCGCGTACTACCCGATGTGGCAGACCACGACCGCGCTCTCCCAGTTTCTCCCACACACCCTGCAACAGCTGCTGGTCGTCGTCGCGGCCGAGACGTACTACCGCGGACTGCTCTGCGTCGGCGTCAGCGAGGAGTTCGGGTTCAAGAGCGTCTTCATCAGCCCCGTCGTCTACGCGCTGCACCACGTCGGGAAGCCGCCGATCGAACTGCTTCTTTCGGGTCCGACGGACGTCCTCTTCGGCGCGGTCGACTACCACAGCCAGTCGCTGCTCCCCTCGATCGTCGCGCACGGACTCGGACTGACGCTCCTGGATTGGCTCGCGCTGCACGATCCCATCTTCCCGCCGGAGGACGTCCTCGCCGCCCTCCGCTGGCTGCCGGTCCCGCTGTGA
- a CDS encoding HD domain-containing protein, which yields MANSSGNGGREYDPDAEHNFPDERVNAVLDEILSDPEVTTYLEAQNVNAVQRKGYNDHGTKHIEIVRNRALCLYDLLKGGDVACNGAADQGLDEADEPVILALAATLHDIGHVVHRDDHVYYSIPLAADLLDRLVPQLGFYDTEEAVRLKAEVLHAILCHHTAEDPLTTEAGIIRVADALDMERGRSRIPYEKGGRGINTLSSQAIENVSLRPGDGKAVLVEIEMINAAGVYQVDNLLKAKLDGSGLEEHVRIVAVNTKSGDQLVERIEL from the coding sequence ATGGCGAACTCCAGCGGAAACGGCGGTCGCGAGTACGATCCCGACGCCGAGCACAACTTCCCCGACGAGCGGGTCAACGCGGTTCTCGACGAGATCCTCTCGGATCCGGAGGTCACGACCTACCTCGAAGCGCAAAACGTCAACGCCGTCCAGCGGAAGGGGTACAACGACCACGGAACGAAGCACATCGAGATCGTCCGCAATCGCGCGCTCTGTCTCTACGACCTCCTGAAGGGCGGCGACGTCGCGTGCAACGGGGCCGCAGATCAGGGCCTCGACGAGGCCGACGAACCGGTGATCCTCGCGCTGGCGGCCACGCTGCACGACATCGGTCACGTAGTCCACCGCGACGACCACGTCTACTACTCGATCCCGCTGGCGGCGGACCTCCTCGACCGACTCGTCCCGCAGTTGGGGTTCTACGACACCGAGGAGGCGGTCCGGCTGAAGGCCGAGGTGCTCCACGCGATCCTCTGTCACCACACCGCGGAGGACCCGCTGACGACGGAGGCGGGGATCATCCGCGTCGCCGACGCGCTGGACATGGAGCGCGGCCGCTCGCGCATCCCCTACGAGAAGGGCGGCCGCGGCATCAACACGCTGTCGAGTCAGGCCATCGAGAACGTCTCGTTGCGCCCGGGCGACGGGAAGGCCGTCCTCGTCGAGATCGAGATGATCAACGCCGCCGGCGTCTACCAGGTCGACAACCTGCTGAAGGCGAAACTCGACGGCTCGGGACTCGAAGAACACGTCCGCATCGTCGCGGTGAACACGAAGTCCGGCGACCAGCTCGTCGAGCGGATCGAACTGTGA
- a CDS encoding alkaline phosphatase family protein: MGLFDRLRGDDNPRVAFIGIDGVPFSLLADNPDTFPNFAALRAEGTAGAIESIVPPESSACWPSLTTGVNPGETGVYGFQDRENGSYDTYVPMGRDVQATRLWDRVTDDGRQASVMNVPVTFPPQRNVQRMVSGFLSPGVKKAAHPEEFRDELDSMDYRIDVNAKLGHDDDKSDFVENAHETLDRRYEAFSSVLERDDWDLFFGVFMTTDRVNHFLFADYERDGENREAFVEFYEKVDEYVGKIRESLPDDVTLVVASDHGFTSLDHEVHCNAWLEEQGWLSYEDDDHEELGDISDDTRAYSLIPGRFYINLEGREPRGSVPRDEYEETREELKAELETLEGPNGRKVAERVVEKEDAFRGDHDDIAPDLVVVPNHGFDLKSGFKGHEDVFGKGPRNGMHSFDNASLFVDDPDVEITDADLYDIAPTILDLMDVDYARAEFDGASLCK; this comes from the coding sequence ATGGGATTGTTCGACCGGCTGCGCGGAGACGATAATCCGCGCGTCGCTTTCATCGGTATCGACGGCGTACCCTTCAGTCTCCTCGCCGATAACCCCGACACCTTTCCGAACTTCGCCGCGCTGAGGGCGGAGGGCACCGCCGGCGCGATCGAGAGCATCGTCCCGCCGGAGTCCTCCGCCTGCTGGCCCTCGCTGACGACCGGCGTGAACCCGGGCGAGACGGGCGTCTACGGCTTCCAGGACCGCGAGAACGGCTCCTACGACACCTACGTTCCGATGGGTCGGGACGTGCAGGCGACGCGTCTGTGGGACCGCGTGACCGACGACGGCCGACAGGCCAGCGTGATGAACGTCCCGGTGACGTTCCCGCCGCAGCGGAACGTCCAGCGGATGGTCTCGGGCTTCCTCTCGCCGGGCGTCAAGAAGGCCGCCCACCCCGAGGAGTTCCGCGACGAACTCGATTCGATGGACTACCGAATCGACGTCAACGCCAAACTCGGCCACGACGACGACAAGTCGGACTTCGTCGAGAACGCCCACGAGACGCTCGACCGACGCTACGAGGCGTTTTCGTCCGTCCTCGAACGCGACGACTGGGACCTCTTCTTCGGCGTCTTCATGACGACCGACCGCGTGAACCACTTCCTCTTCGCGGACTACGAGCGCGACGGCGAGAACAGGGAGGCCTTCGTCGAGTTCTACGAGAAGGTCGACGAGTACGTCGGGAAGATCCGCGAGTCACTGCCCGACGACGTCACGCTCGTCGTCGCCTCGGACCACGGCTTCACGTCGCTGGACCACGAGGTCCACTGCAACGCCTGGCTCGAAGAGCAGGGCTGGCTCTCCTACGAGGACGACGACCACGAGGAACTCGGCGACATCTCCGACGACACGCGAGCGTACTCGCTCATCCCGGGGCGGTTCTACATCAACCTCGAGGGCCGCGAACCGCGGGGGAGCGTTCCGAGAGACGAGTACGAGGAGACGCGCGAGGAACTCAAGGCCGAACTGGAAACCCTCGAAGGGCCGAACGGGCGGAAGGTCGCCGAGCGCGTCGTCGAGAAGGAGGACGCCTTCCGCGGCGATCACGACGACATCGCGCCGGACCTCGTCGTCGTTCCCAACCACGGGTTCGACCTCAAGTCCGGCTTCAAGGGCCACGAAGACGTCTTCGGGAAAGGCCCCCGGAACGGGATGCACAGCTTCGACAACGCGTCGCTGTTCGTCGACGACCCCGACGTCGAGATCACGGACGCCGACCTCTACGACATCGCGCCGACGATTCTGGACCTGATGGACGTCGACTACGCCCGCGCGGAGTTCGACGGCGCGAGCCTCTGTAAGTAG
- a CDS encoding YhbY family RNA-binding protein yields the protein MDEQELRKAAHDLDVTVWVGKGGIDPVVEEAADQLKDRELVKVKFLRAARGGTTVEELAAELAERADAEVVETRGNTGVLHR from the coding sequence ATGGACGAACAGGAGCTGCGCAAGGCGGCCCACGACCTGGACGTCACCGTCTGGGTGGGAAAAGGGGGGATCGATCCGGTCGTCGAGGAGGCGGCCGATCAGTTGAAAGACAGAGAGCTCGTGAAGGTGAAGTTCCTCCGGGCGGCCCGCGGGGGCACGACCGTAGAGGAACTCGCCGCCGAACTCGCCGAGCGCGCCGACGCGGAGGTCGTCGAGACGCGGGGTAACACGGGGGTCCTGCACCGATGA
- a CDS encoding MBL fold metallo-hydrolase: MTRSDWGDWLPRAVEAADPDTVAVWYLGCNGFILKGSEGTTVAIDPYLGTGDPPRTVRMIPVPFDPDDVAEMDAVFATHEHTDHTHGPSQAPILENTGAPFYAPDDSLSVAFDDEAWLDEYDLEESQFTEVAEGDTLDVGEFTVHVEFSHDPDSTHPVSYVFEHDSGTFFHGGDTKPHDDFDELGDRYDIDLGVLAFGAIGNIDDKETGEPVRTRWYSTENEAVKSASDLRFDRFLPSHWDMWKGMTADPKVLHHHARSYEYPQSLELVEIGDRVDL; encoded by the coding sequence ATGACTCGAAGCGACTGGGGAGACTGGCTCCCGCGCGCCGTGGAAGCAGCGGATCCCGACACCGTCGCCGTCTGGTACCTCGGCTGCAACGGCTTCATCCTGAAGGGCAGCGAGGGCACGACCGTCGCGATCGACCCCTACCTGGGGACCGGCGATCCGCCGCGGACCGTCCGGATGATTCCGGTGCCGTTCGATCCCGACGACGTCGCGGAGATGGACGCCGTCTTCGCCACCCACGAGCACACAGACCACACCCACGGCCCGAGTCAGGCGCCGATCCTCGAGAACACCGGCGCGCCCTTCTACGCCCCGGACGACTCGCTGTCTGTCGCCTTCGACGACGAGGCGTGGCTCGACGAGTACGACCTCGAGGAGTCGCAGTTCACGGAGGTCGCCGAGGGCGACACCCTCGACGTCGGCGAGTTCACCGTCCACGTGGAGTTCTCGCACGACCCCGATTCGACGCACCCGGTCTCGTACGTCTTCGAGCACGACTCGGGCACGTTCTTCCACGGCGGCGACACGAAGCCGCACGACGACTTCGACGAACTGGGCGACCGATACGATATCGACCTCGGCGTGCTGGCGTTCGGCGCGATCGGCAACATCGACGACAAGGAGACCGGCGAACCGGTCCGCACGCGCTGGTACTCCACCGAGAACGAGGCCGTCAAGTCCGCCTCGGACCTCCGGTTCGATCGCTTCCTCCCGAGTCACTGGGACATGTGGAAGGGGATGACCGCCGATCCGAAGGTGCTGCACCACCACGCGCGGAGCTACGAGTACCCGCAGTCGCTCGAACTCGTCGAGATCGGCGACCGCGTCGACCTCTGA
- a CDS encoding Mut7-C RNAse domain-containing protein produces MSERLLLDAMLGKLATYLRMCGYDAAYVLDRDVAEGSEADPSDDAIAAWAERSDRTLLTRDVDLAARVDDAVLLSSRDVREQLRTLHSAGYELSLEDLPSRCGACNGDLRPVDAEESLPSYAPDPAGTACWRCRECGQVFWKGSHWDDVAATLADVTG; encoded by the coding sequence ATGTCCGAACGACTCCTCCTCGACGCGATGCTCGGCAAACTGGCGACGTACCTGCGGATGTGCGGCTACGACGCCGCGTACGTGCTCGACCGGGACGTCGCCGAAGGATCTGAGGCGGACCCCTCCGACGACGCCATCGCCGCCTGGGCGGAGCGGTCGGACCGGACGCTGCTCACGCGTGACGTCGACCTCGCGGCCCGCGTCGACGACGCCGTCCTCCTGTCGTCGCGCGACGTCCGCGAACAGCTGCGGACGCTTCACTCGGCGGGCTACGAACTCTCGCTCGAAGACCTGCCGAGTCGGTGCGGCGCGTGCAACGGCGACCTCCGCCCCGTCGACGCCGAGGAGTCGCTGCCGTCGTACGCGCCCGACCCCGCCGGGACTGCCTGCTGGCGGTGTCGGGAGTGCGGGCAGGTCTTCTGGAAGGGGAGCCACTGGGACGACGTCGCCGCGACGCTCGCGGACGTCACGGGGTAA
- a CDS encoding mechanosensitive ion channel family protein — MSAGAPLQAGIGLNDSIAGLLAGFGVPDAIASLLGQALAFLVVFAVVFVIGRSVLLPIATRMMDSRGLESHAQKPLRRLLVVVVGFAGVTAAFGAAGYPNFLQSLATIAAAATLAIGFAMQDVLKNFVAGIFIYTDKPFKIGDWIQWDGNSGVVEDISFRVSRVRTFDNELLTVPNSALTDGVIKNPVAKDKLRLQVPFGIGYDDDTEKATEIIIEEAEAHADILEDPAPSVRLTELGDSSVTLTSRIWISDPSRADFVKTRADYVQAVKQRFDEEGIDIPYPNRTLGGELTVAGLEEISPADD; from the coding sequence ATGAGCGCCGGGGCCCCGCTGCAGGCCGGCATCGGCCTGAACGACTCGATCGCCGGACTCCTGGCCGGGTTCGGCGTCCCGGACGCGATCGCCAGCCTGCTCGGGCAGGCGCTCGCGTTCCTCGTCGTGTTCGCGGTCGTGTTCGTGATCGGGCGCAGCGTGCTCCTGCCCATCGCGACCCGGATGATGGACTCTCGGGGGCTCGAATCACACGCCCAGAAGCCGCTCCGCCGACTCCTCGTCGTCGTCGTCGGCTTCGCCGGCGTCACGGCGGCGTTCGGCGCGGCGGGGTATCCGAACTTCCTCCAGTCGCTCGCGACGATCGCCGCCGCGGCCACGCTGGCGATCGGTTTCGCGATGCAGGACGTCCTGAAGAACTTCGTCGCGGGCATCTTCATTTATACTGATAAGCCGTTCAAGATCGGCGACTGGATCCAGTGGGACGGGAACTCGGGCGTCGTCGAGGACATCAGCTTCCGCGTCTCTCGGGTTCGGACGTTCGACAACGAACTGCTGACGGTGCCGAACTCGGCGCTGACCGACGGCGTCATCAAGAACCCCGTCGCGAAGGACAAGCTCCGGCTGCAGGTCCCCTTCGGTATCGGCTACGACGACGATACGGAGAAAGCGACCGAGATAATCATAGAGGAGGCCGAGGCGCACGCGGACATCCTCGAAGACCCCGCACCCTCGGTACGGCTGACCGAACTCGGCGACTCCTCGGTGACGCTCACCTCGCGCATCTGGATCTCGGACCCGAGCCGCGCGGACTTCGTGAAGACCCGCGCGGACTACGTCCAGGCGGTCAAACAGCGCTTCGACGAGGAGGGAATCGACATCCCGTACCCGAACCGGACCCTCGGCGGCGAACTCACCGTCGCCGGTCTCGAAGAGATCTCGCCCGCCGACGACTGA
- the tatA gene encoding twin-arginine translocase TatA/TatE family subunit codes for MYGTITPLFPGLPGGPEVLVVLLILVLLFGANKIPKLARSTGQAMGEFRRGREEIEEELSQMEGDDEEEEEKTTSTSTETSTETN; via the coding sequence ATGTACGGAACTATCACCCCACTGTTCCCGGGGCTGCCGGGTGGGCCGGAAGTGCTCGTCGTCCTGCTCATACTGGTGCTTCTGTTCGGCGCCAACAAGATCCCGAAACTCGCCCGTTCGACGGGGCAGGCGATGGGCGAGTTCAGACGCGGCCGCGAGGAAATCGAAGAAGAGCTCAGCCAGATGGAAGGCGACGACGAAGAGGAAGAAGAGAAGACGACGTCGACATCGACTGAGACGTCGACCGAGACGAACTGA
- a CDS encoding DUF302 domain-containing protein, translating to MTLPIDPEAIAAGDIGEERATLRMDHEEAIEHVREAFTDAGFGVATEFSASEMLNEKVDAGRDPYYVLGACNPNMANRALDASEKRMGGLFPCNVVIWQEEPGVQTVYHVSIMRIARLVGMAPDDDVMADIIADTGELVDEAFGNLDAE from the coding sequence ATGACGTTACCAATCGACCCTGAAGCGATCGCGGCGGGCGACATCGGCGAGGAGCGAGCCACCCTTCGGATGGACCACGAGGAGGCGATCGAACACGTGCGCGAGGCGTTCACGGACGCGGGGTTCGGCGTCGCCACCGAGTTCTCGGCCTCGGAGATGTTGAACGAGAAGGTCGACGCCGGTCGGGACCCGTACTACGTTCTGGGCGCGTGCAACCCGAACATGGCGAACCGCGCGCTCGACGCGAGCGAGAAGCGGATGGGGGGGCTGTTCCCGTGCAACGTCGTGATCTGGCAGGAGGAACCGGGCGTCCAGACCGTCTATCACGTGAGCATTATGCGGATCGCCCGACTCGTCGGGATGGCGCCCGACGACGACGTGATGGCCGACATCATCGCCGACACGGGCGAACTCGTCGACGAGGCGTTCGGTAACCTCGACGCCGAGTGA
- a CDS encoding DUF5789 family protein, which yields MADEEESEGPVVELGEETPVEGQPLARVAARLTWPHEMSRIVEQEGDSVIRTPSGPQTLEDVLEAVDETYVDSRQTFVSLVRDVVGDGPVETE from the coding sequence ATGGCAGACGAGGAGGAATCCGAGGGCCCCGTCGTCGAACTGGGCGAGGAGACGCCCGTCGAGGGACAGCCGCTGGCGCGCGTCGCCGCGCGGCTCACCTGGCCCCACGAGATGAGCCGGATCGTCGAACAGGAGGGCGACAGCGTCATCCGGACGCCGTCGGGCCCCCAGACCCTCGAAGACGTGCTCGAAGCGGTCGACGAGACTTACGTCGACTCGCGTCAGACGTTCGTCTCGCTCGTCCGGGACGTCGTCGGCGACGGCCCCGTCGAGACCGAGTAG
- the polX gene encoding DNA polymerase/3'-5' exonuclease PolX, with translation MTRNAEVARRLEAFADLLEADGVEYKPNVYRRAAENIREYPEPIEDLAAEGESAVEEIDGVGDAISSKVVEYIETGEIEELTELREKLPVDIEALTRVEGVGPKTVGALYDALGITTLDELAEAAEAGEIREVKGFGAKTEQNIRENIAFARHATERERLGDARPLADDVLEHLREQEAVAQAEVAGSIRRWRDTIGDVDVLVASESGERVVDAFVEWPAASDVIEAGEHKASVRVEKVRVDLRVVAPGEFGAALQYFTGSKDHNVELRNLAIDRGLKMNEYGVFDVSGVDDPDAGQRVGERVAGETEESMYAALDLPLVPPEIREGTGEVDAAREGALPDLVEADEIRGDLHTHTDWSDGRATLSEMVAAAAERGYDYYAVTDHATGPGMVGGVGLSESDLREQIEAVEDEKEAFGDDLTLLHGVETNVDADGGLSTDDDLLADLDLVVASPHAALGQDRETATDRLVRAVEHPSVDVLGHPTGRLINEREGLDLDVARIAEAAAAAGTALEINADPARLDLRGELARVAVEAGATIAVDTDAHAPGALDVIRYGVHTARRGWCERADVLNARDVDDLLAFLH, from the coding sequence GTGACCAGGAACGCCGAGGTGGCGCGCCGCCTCGAAGCGTTCGCCGACCTCCTGGAGGCCGACGGCGTCGAGTACAAGCCGAACGTCTACCGGCGCGCCGCCGAGAACATCCGCGAGTACCCCGAACCGATCGAGGACCTGGCCGCCGAGGGGGAGTCGGCGGTGGAGGAGATCGACGGCGTCGGCGACGCCATCTCATCGAAGGTCGTCGAGTACATCGAGACGGGCGAGATCGAGGAACTGACCGAGCTGCGCGAGAAGCTTCCGGTCGACATCGAGGCGCTCACCCGCGTCGAGGGCGTCGGGCCGAAGACCGTCGGGGCGCTCTACGACGCGCTCGGCATCACGACGCTCGACGAACTCGCCGAGGCGGCCGAGGCGGGGGAGATCCGGGAGGTGAAGGGGTTCGGCGCGAAGACCGAGCAGAACATCCGCGAGAACATCGCCTTCGCCAGGCACGCGACGGAACGGGAGCGGCTCGGCGACGCCCGTCCCCTCGCCGACGACGTCCTCGAACACCTTCGGGAACAAGAGGCCGTCGCGCAGGCCGAGGTGGCGGGATCGATCCGTCGGTGGCGCGACACCATCGGCGACGTCGACGTCCTCGTCGCCTCGGAGTCGGGCGAGCGCGTCGTCGACGCCTTCGTCGAGTGGCCGGCCGCGAGCGACGTCATCGAGGCTGGCGAGCACAAGGCGAGCGTCCGCGTGGAAAAGGTCCGGGTCGACCTCCGGGTCGTCGCCCCCGGGGAGTTCGGCGCGGCGCTGCAGTACTTCACCGGCAGCAAGGACCACAACGTCGAACTCCGGAACCTCGCGATCGACCGCGGCCTGAAGATGAACGAGTACGGCGTCTTCGACGTCTCCGGGGTCGACGACCCCGACGCGGGCCAGCGCGTCGGCGAACGCGTCGCCGGGGAGACGGAGGAATCGATGTACGCCGCGCTCGACCTGCCGCTCGTCCCGCCGGAGATCAGGGAGGGGACCGGCGAGGTCGACGCCGCGCGCGAGGGCGCCCTCCCCGACCTCGTCGAGGCGGACGAGATCCGCGGCGACCTCCACACGCACACCGACTGGTCGGACGGCCGCGCGACGCTCTCGGAGATGGTCGCGGCCGCCGCCGAGCGCGGCTACGACTACTACGCGGTGACGGACCACGCGACCGGTCCCGGGATGGTCGGCGGCGTCGGGCTCTCGGAGTCGGACCTCCGCGAGCAGATCGAGGCGGTCGAAGACGAGAAAGAGGCGTTCGGCGACGACCTGACGCTCTTACACGGCGTCGAGACGAACGTCGACGCCGACGGCGGCCTCTCGACCGACGACGACCTGCTCGCCGACCTGGATCTCGTCGTCGCGTCGCCGCACGCCGCGCTCGGGCAGGACCGCGAGACGGCGACCGATCGGCTCGTCCGCGCCGTCGAACATCCGAGCGTCGACGTCCTGGGCCATCCGACGGGACGGCTCATCAACGAGCGCGAGGGGCTGGACCTCGACGTGGCCCGGATCGCCGAGGCGGCCGCCGCGGCCGGGACGGCGCTGGAGATCAACGCCGACCCCGCGCGGCTGGACCTCCGCGGGGAACTCGCCCGCGTCGCCGTCGAGGCGGGCGCGACCATCGCCGTCGACACCGACGCGCACGCGCCAGGCGCGCTCGACGTCATCAGATACGGCGTTCACACGGCCCGCCGGGGGTGGTGCGAGCGCGCGGACGTGCTGAACGCCCGCGACGTCGACGACCTGCTGGCGTTCCTGCACTGA
- a CDS encoding DUF7139 domain-containing protein, with protein sequence MPSLSEVYRGKQTGASLRRLLFGLGLFLAGSLLVVSGIVVATTDLLYGTEPLAVTAKRQLGGVLAGVGVPAVFLGIFAVLPSGRLTKAAAVVGAGIAVIGVALFTHAYPCQWSGSLCGAGKPDLTLLTVGVYFLGAILTFWCLFAGVANFKTRNDPGGTAMVNVTRKQETQYVPVERSRGGLGGIGFFGGTPDGEVETQTGGGGTGGTASDGGTESESITSPLDGSRGEGAGPDSNAPGGPTGASGRPRSPSGGSSPSGGSSPSGGSSPSNGPSSAGSGRSGAGNYDAADTYCGNCAHFEYVRTDSGIQPYCGAHEELMDDMDPCEDWSPKRRR encoded by the coding sequence ATGCCCAGTCTCTCGGAGGTCTACAGGGGAAAGCAAACGGGGGCGAGCCTCCGCCGACTGCTCTTCGGGTTGGGGCTGTTTCTCGCCGGGTCCCTGCTGGTCGTCTCGGGGATCGTCGTCGCCACGACCGATCTCCTCTACGGGACGGAGCCGCTGGCGGTGACGGCAAAGCGGCAACTCGGGGGCGTCCTCGCCGGCGTCGGCGTTCCCGCGGTGTTCCTCGGCATCTTCGCCGTGTTGCCGTCGGGGCGGCTCACGAAGGCCGCCGCCGTCGTCGGCGCCGGCATCGCCGTGATCGGCGTCGCGCTCTTCACTCACGCGTACCCCTGCCAGTGGTCGGGATCGCTCTGCGGCGCGGGGAAACCGGACCTGACGCTTCTGACCGTCGGCGTCTACTTCCTCGGCGCGATCCTCACCTTCTGGTGTCTGTTCGCCGGCGTTGCGAACTTCAAGACCCGCAACGACCCCGGCGGGACGGCGATGGTGAACGTGACGCGGAAGCAGGAGACCCAGTACGTGCCGGTCGAGCGCTCCCGGGGCGGCCTCGGCGGCATCGGGTTCTTCGGCGGCACCCCCGACGGCGAGGTCGAGACGCAGACCGGCGGTGGCGGCACCGGCGGGACCGCCTCCGACGGCGGCACCGAGTCGGAGTCGATCACCTCGCCGCTGGACGGCTCACGCGGCGAGGGCGCCGGTCCCGACTCGAACGCGCCGGGCGGCCCCACTGGGGCGAGCGGGCGACCGCGCTCCCCGTCGGGCGGGTCGTCGCCATCGGGCGGGTCGTCGCCATCGGGCGGATCGTCGCCGTCGAACGGCCCCTCGTCTGCGGGTTCGGGCCGGTCGGGAGCGGGGAACTACGACGCCGCAGACACCTACTGCGGCAACTGCGCGCACTTCGAGTACGTCCGGACGGATTCGGGGATCCAGCCGTACTGCGGCGCTCACGAGGAACTGATGGACGATATGGACCCCTGCGAGGACTGGTCGCCGAAGCGCCGACGCTGA
- a CDS encoding ribonuclease P protein component 4 encodes MGIPAERIERLHDLAREATAGADVDLAREYVRLARRIAERNRISLPRRFRRFTCDDCDAYLRPGATARVRLQSGHVVVRCLACGATKRYPYEDA; translated from the coding sequence ATGGGCATCCCGGCCGAGCGAATCGAGCGACTGCACGACCTCGCGCGGGAGGCGACGGCCGGAGCTGACGTCGACCTCGCCCGGGAGTACGTGCGCCTCGCGCGCCGGATCGCCGAACGGAACCGGATCAGCCTCCCGCGTCGGTTCCGGCGCTTCACCTGTGACGACTGCGACGCGTACCTCCGCCCCGGCGCGACGGCGCGGGTCCGACTCCAGTCCGGACACGTCGTCGTCAGGTGTCTCGCCTGCGGTGCGACGAAACGGTACCCCTACGAAGACGCCTAG